DNA from Acidobacteriota bacterium:
CCCCTCAGGCCTCAGGACCGGCTGGACGGCGTTGGGCGCTTGGGTTGCCCCGGGGTTGTGCCTGGCTGCGGGTTGCCACGGCGGCAGGTTTGGTGTCGGGCGGGCGGAACGTGCTGCTGCTATTCGTGGTGTTCGCGACGAGTGCTGCTGCTGAAGAACCGGAGAACCTGTACACGAGTGCGGTCGACGTGCGGATGGGGCAGCGGCAGTTCCAGTCGAAGTGCACGAGCTGTCATGGGGTGGACGCAGCCGGAGGGGAGGAGGCGGACGGGCCGGACCTGACGACAGGCCGCTTCCGGCACGCTTCGACGGATGCCGGGCTCTTTCGGGTCATCCGGGACGGCATCGAGGGCACTTCGATGCGCGGGCTGCGGCGTGCCAGGGATCAGGTGATCTGGCAGTTGGTGACCTATCTCCGCACGCTCTCCGGGGCCGTTGACCTGGCGTCGCTGCCGGGTTCGCCTGAGGCGGGCCTGGCGGTCTTCGAACGGCTGGACTGCGGGCGTTGCCACATGGTGCGTGGCCGGGGAGGACGGCTCGGGCCGGACCTGTCGCGGGTCGGGGAGCGCCGCGATCCGGACGAGCTGGCGGAGGACCTGGCCACGCCGGATGCGGAGGTCTTGCCGCGTTGGTGGACAGTGCGCGTCACCCACGCCGACGGCACGGTGGTCGAAGGGCTGAGGATGGGCGAGGACACGTTCAACCTGCGGATCATGGACGGGGAGGAGAGGTTGCTGGCTTTCGCCAAGGCGACGGTGCGGTCGGCGGAACGGATCCTCGAATCGACGATGCCCGCCGAGACGCTCTCGGACGCGGAGCGAGACGACCTGGTCGCCTATCTCTCTTCGTTGCGGGGGAGCGACTCGTGAGACCGATCGGATGGAGGGGTGCGGCGCTGCTCGTGGTCGCGGCGCAGACGGCACCGGCGCAGGACGCACCGGGCGACGGCATGCCGCTCCTCTCGCCGGTGACCTGGGAACGGCTCCTCAACTCCGACGATGAACCGCACAACTGGCTCATGTACCACGGCGCCTTGCACGGGCAGCGATTCAGCCGGCTGGATCAGATCGACCGCGAGAACGTGGATCGCCTCGAGCTGAAGTGGGCGCACCAGATCCAGCAGCTCGACCGGAACGAGACGACGCCGCTGGTGGTCGACGGCGTCATGTTCATCACCGAGTCGCCGAGCAACGTGACTGCCGTCGACGCCGCGACGGGGCGGGCCTACTGGCGCTACGAGCACCCGCTCCCGGACGGCATCCGGTTGTGCTGCGGGCGCAACAACCGCGGTGTGGCGATCCTCGGCGAGACGCTCTACATGAGCACGAACGACGCTCACCTGGTGGCGATTGACGCCCGCTCGGGTTCCCTGCTCTGGGACACCGAGGTTGCCGACCACACGAAGGGCTACAGCAAGACGGCGGCGCCGCTCGTCGTCGCCGACACCGTTGTCACGGGCATTGCCGGGGGAGAGTTCGGCATCCGGGGCTTCATCGACGGCTACGCCGCGGCGACCGGCGAGCGGAAGTGGCGAACGTACACGGTGCCGGGACCGGGAGAACCCGGCAATGACACCTGGGCCGGCGAGTCCTGGCGCACCGGCGGCGCGCCGACCTGGCTGACCGGCGTCTACGACCCGGATCTCGACCTCATCTACTGGGGTGGGGGCAATCCGGCGCCGGACTGGAACGGCGATCTGCGGTTGGGCGACAACCTGTACTCGTCCTCGGTGCTGGCGCTCGACCGGGAGACTGGGAAGATCGCCTGGCACTTCCAGTTCACGCCCCACGACGTCTGGGACTGGGACGCGATCCAGGTGCCGGTGCTGGCAGACGTCGAGCTGAACGGCGAGCCCCGCAAGACGATGCTGTGGGCGAACCGGAACGCCTTCTACTACCTGCTGGACCGGGAGAGCGGGCAGTTCCTGCTCGGCGAGCCGTTCGCACTCCAGACCTGGGCTCACGGTCTGGACGAGAACGGCCGTCCGATCCTGCGCGAGAACGTGTTTCCAACCGAGGCGGGCACGAAGGTGGCGCCCATCGCCGGCGGGGCGACGAACTGGTGGTCG
Protein-coding regions in this window:
- a CDS encoding c-type cytochrome, producing MLLLFVVFATSAAAEEPENLYTSAVDVRMGQRQFQSKCTSCHGVDAAGGEEADGPDLTTGRFRHASTDAGLFRVIRDGIEGTSMRGLRRARDQVIWQLVTYLRTLSGAVDLASLPGSPEAGLAVFERLDCGRCHMVRGRGGRLGPDLSRVGERRDPDELAEDLATPDAEVLPRWWTVRVTHADGTVVEGLRMGEDTFNLRIMDGEERLLAFAKATVRSAERILESTMPAETLSDAERDDLVAYLSSLRGSDS
- a CDS encoding PQQ-dependent dehydrogenase, methanol/ethanol family, which gives rise to MRPIGWRGAALLVVAAQTAPAQDAPGDGMPLLSPVTWERLLNSDDEPHNWLMYHGALHGQRFSRLDQIDRENVDRLELKWAHQIQQLDRNETTPLVVDGVMFITESPSNVTAVDAATGRAYWRYEHPLPDGIRLCCGRNNRGVAILGETLYMSTNDAHLVAIDARSGSLLWDTEVADHTKGYSKTAAPLVVADTVVTGIAGGEFGIRGFIDGYAAATGERKWRTYTVPGPGEPGNDTWAGESWRTGGAPTWLTGVYDPDLDLIYWGGGNPAPDWNGDLRLGDNLYSSSVLALDRETGKIAWHFQFTPHDVWDWDAIQVPVLADVELNGEPRKTMLWANRNAFYYLLDRESGQFLLGEPFALQTWAHGLDENGRPILRENVFPTEAGTKVAPIAGGATNWWSPAYSPRTGLLYVNSFDAEGVYYQRDDEYEAGRHFLGGGHRMPLAADHYKSAIRAIEATTGKIRWEFPITPRTRSGVLATAGGLVWSASVDGYFFALDEETGEPLWRISLGGAPHASPMSYAVGGEQRIVVAMGNVVFVFGLAEE